One Cohnella candidum genomic region harbors:
- a CDS encoding LTA synthase family protein → MKPTALSGLKRPQPFFVAFVLLFVKALLLRHFIFDHIAWGQVASDAASLLFLTALFEAVSPDKSKKYVFWGLNLVVSLLFFASTLYFGYFSTLPTYTALDQLHQVAGVQDSVKATIQWKNYLFFLDVAIMAVVWAVLRFTKRKAAPARQSGRIWKLGVIAAAVVGLFVSQLYIRSASSIENELAQADEIGFFNYQVSAALKANKAYANVKNVDVNQLTKQVDQLETSNPDVQTGTEDKKPANFGTMKGKNLIIVQMEAFQNFPIHLTLNGQVLTPVLNGLADEGYYFPHFFQQIGPGNTSDAEFMSNTSIYPTAKVAMSTGYGDRALPSLPKLLEKQGYAAETFHVNDVTFWDRNKLYPALGFDKYFDKPSFTNDHFNGFGASDVELYKTAVNRMTELKNENKPFYVQMITASSHHPFKIPKDKQWLKLPADIEGTQLGDYLQAVHYTDYAVGELIKSLKANGLYDNSVLVFYGDHFGLQPQDNKPEDVSKKLGITYQERISRFNIPLIIHVPGAPKQVVKTVGGQVDIMPTVANLLGIDLKAENYTAFGHDLLNADKNVFGMRYYLPTGSFFNNEVMFVPGKSFEDGTAISLDTLQPVTDIAKYKEDYDYVLKLEGLSDAFVQSLPKR, encoded by the coding sequence TTGAAACCTACGGCATTGTCAGGGCTGAAACGGCCTCAGCCTTTTTTTGTTGCTTTCGTGCTGTTGTTCGTGAAGGCTCTCCTGCTTCGCCACTTTATATTCGATCATATCGCTTGGGGACAAGTGGCGTCCGACGCCGCTTCGCTTTTGTTTCTGACCGCATTGTTCGAAGCCGTTTCGCCCGATAAATCCAAAAAATACGTGTTCTGGGGACTGAATTTGGTCGTCTCCTTGCTGTTCTTCGCTTCCACGCTGTACTTCGGGTACTTCAGCACGCTTCCGACCTATACGGCGCTGGATCAGCTTCATCAGGTCGCCGGCGTGCAAGACAGCGTCAAAGCGACGATCCAATGGAAAAACTACCTGTTCTTCCTGGACGTCGCGATTATGGCGGTCGTATGGGCGGTATTGCGGTTCACGAAACGGAAGGCGGCTCCCGCCCGCCAATCGGGCCGCATTTGGAAGCTCGGCGTCATCGCGGCGGCCGTCGTCGGCTTGTTCGTTTCTCAACTGTACATCCGCAGCGCTTCCTCTATTGAGAACGAACTCGCTCAAGCGGATGAAATCGGCTTTTTCAACTATCAGGTTTCCGCGGCGCTGAAGGCCAACAAGGCGTACGCCAACGTGAAAAACGTCGACGTCAATCAGCTGACGAAGCAGGTTGACCAACTCGAGACTTCGAATCCGGATGTCCAGACGGGTACAGAGGACAAAAAACCGGCCAATTTCGGCACGATGAAAGGAAAGAATCTGATCATCGTCCAGATGGAAGCATTCCAGAATTTCCCGATCCATCTGACGCTGAACGGCCAAGTCCTGACGCCCGTGTTGAACGGACTCGCGGACGAAGGTTATTATTTCCCGCACTTCTTCCAGCAAATCGGGCCCGGCAATACGTCGGACGCCGAGTTCATGTCCAATACGTCGATCTATCCGACGGCCAAGGTCGCGATGTCGACCGGCTACGGGGACCGCGCGCTGCCGAGCCTTCCGAAGCTGCTCGAGAAGCAGGGATACGCCGCGGAAACGTTCCACGTCAACGACGTCACGTTCTGGGACCGCAACAAGCTGTATCCGGCGCTCGGTTTTGACAAGTATTTCGACAAGCCGTCTTTCACGAATGACCATTTTAACGGTTTCGGGGCTTCCGACGTAGAGCTGTACAAAACGGCGGTCAATCGGATGACGGAGCTGAAGAACGAGAACAAGCCGTTCTACGTGCAAATGATCACCGCTTCCAGCCATCATCCGTTCAAAATCCCGAAAGACAAACAATGGCTGAAGCTGCCGGCGGACATCGAAGGGACCCAGTTGGGCGATTATTTGCAAGCCGTCCACTATACCGACTACGCGGTCGGCGAGCTGATTAAGTCGCTGAAGGCGAACGGCCTGTACGATAACTCCGTGCTCGTGTTCTACGGCGACCATTTCGGTTTGCAGCCGCAGGACAACAAGCCGGAAGACGTAAGCAAGAAACTCGGCATTACGTACCAAGAACGGATTTCGCGATTCAATATCCCGTTGATCATCCACGTGCCGGGGGCTCCGAAGCAAGTGGTCAAAACCGTAGGCGGTCAGGTCGACATCATGCCGACGGTCGCCAATCTGCTCGGGATCGATCTCAAAGCCGAGAACTATACGGCCTTCGGGCATGACCTGCTCAACGCGGATAAAAACGTGTTCGGCATGAGGTATTACTTGCCGACCGGTTCGTTCTTCAACAACGAAGTCATGTTCGTACCGGGGAAATCGTTCGAGGACGGCACGGCGATATCGCTGGACACGCTGCAGCCGGTGACCGACATTGCCAAGTACAAAGAAGATTACGATTACGTGCTCAAGCTGGAAGGGCTGTCCGACGCATTCGTGCAGTCGCTCCCGAAACGATAA
- a CDS encoding thymidine kinase has product MAQLYYKYGTMNSGKSFEIIKVAYNYEEQGKPVLLYTPAADSRNGTNQIGSRAGFTRDAIPVYEETNLYQSVKDYLAEQKYYCVLVDEAQFLKKKHILELTRVVDELGVPVMAFGLKNDFQNHLFEGSYNLLIYADKIEEIKTICWYCDRKATMVIRFKDGVPVNQGEQFQIGGNEDYKPVCRKCYNKAFSPKE; this is encoded by the coding sequence TTGGCACAGCTCTACTACAAATACGGCACGATGAACAGCGGCAAGTCCTTTGAAATCATTAAAGTTGCGTACAATTACGAAGAACAGGGCAAGCCGGTGCTGCTCTATACGCCGGCCGCGGACTCCAGAAACGGAACGAACCAAATCGGTTCGCGCGCCGGGTTCACCCGGGACGCGATTCCGGTTTACGAAGAGACGAATCTCTATCAGAGCGTCAAGGACTACCTCGCGGAACAGAAGTACTACTGCGTGCTGGTCGACGAAGCTCAGTTCCTGAAGAAGAAGCATATTTTGGAGCTGACGCGCGTGGTGGACGAGCTGGGCGTTCCCGTCATGGCGTTCGGATTGAAGAACGATTTCCAAAACCATCTGTTCGAGGGCAGCTACAACTTGCTGATCTACGCGGACAAGATCGAGGAAATCAAGACGATCTGCTGGTACTGCGACCGCAAAGCGACGATGGTGATCCGGTTCAAGGACGGCGTCCCCGTCAACCAGGGCGAACAGTTCCAGATCGGCGGCAACGAAGACTATAAGCCGGTATGCCGGAAGTGCTACAACAAAGCGTTTTCCCCGAAAGAATAA
- a CDS encoding carbohydrate ABC transporter permease encodes MSETSTAVTASAPAARGYRSKKTSARKVLQAVIVYPLLLLATCLTLGPFLWLLSTALKNGDNVYAYPPQFIPNPITFQNFIDVFNIMPLWHYIGNTVYMTVMGVGLNLLLCTMTAYPLARLRFPGRNIIFFAMVSTMILPNAAGMIVNFLTIKWLGLYNSMFGVVLPSAISIFNVFLLRQAFITVPKDMEHSGRIDGAGEFRIFAQIMVPMIRPAIATVVIFDFMAFWNSMIWPMIILDDRASYPLASALSSLNSTLAYNFPYIAAGVIISVIPIITIFLIMQKQFINGMVGAVKG; translated from the coding sequence ATGAGTGAAACCTCCACCGCCGTAACCGCATCCGCACCTGCAGCCCGCGGTTACCGCTCGAAGAAAACCTCTGCCAGGAAGGTTCTGCAAGCCGTCATTGTATACCCGCTGTTGCTGCTGGCGACCTGTCTGACGCTCGGCCCGTTCCTGTGGCTGCTATCGACGGCGCTCAAAAACGGGGACAACGTATATGCGTATCCTCCGCAGTTCATTCCGAATCCGATCACGTTCCAGAATTTCATCGACGTGTTCAACATCATGCCGCTCTGGCATTATATCGGCAACACGGTTTACATGACGGTCATGGGCGTAGGCTTGAATCTGCTGCTCTGCACCATGACGGCTTACCCGCTGGCTCGGCTGCGTTTTCCCGGCCGGAACATCATTTTCTTCGCGATGGTCAGCACGATGATCCTGCCGAACGCGGCAGGCATGATCGTCAACTTCCTGACGATCAAGTGGCTGGGTTTGTACAACTCGATGTTCGGCGTCGTGCTTCCGTCCGCGATCAGCATTTTCAACGTGTTCCTGCTGCGCCAGGCGTTCATCACCGTGCCGAAAGACATGGAACATTCCGGCCGGATCGACGGGGCGGGAGAATTCCGCATCTTCGCTCAAATCATGGTGCCGATGATCCGTCCTGCGATCGCCACCGTCGTCATTTTCGACTTCATGGCGTTCTGGAACAGCATGATTTGGCCCATGATCATCCTGGACGATCGCGCGAGTTATCCGCTCGCCTCCGCGCTGAGTTCCTTGAACAGCACATTGGCCTACAACTTTCCTTATATCGCCGCCGGCGTCATCATCTCCGTCATCCCGATCATCACGATCTTCCTCATCATGCAGAAGCAGTTCATCAACGGGATGGTCGGCGCCGTCAAAGGGTAA
- a CDS encoding carbohydrate ABC transporter permease — translation MVFSNKLLRREAAFAYMMLIPGIVLLLVFTFYPVIRGLPLAFTDYSVIDTTHWVGWKNFKRAFSDPTFGLALKHSLLYVVVVPVLQIISILMAILVNNKLRFVSFFRIAYFVPVVTSMVAAAIAWKWVYEEQGILNYFLMKLHIISEPVVFMVETKLALVGVMIVTVWKGMGYYMMIYLAGLQSIPSEMQEAARIDGANRWRVIWHITIPLLMPFVLLCSLMSVMGAIQVFDEVFVMHGQLGDPAYSTITTSVYSYKVAFADFEFGYAATIGLLVSFIIMAISILMFRYTRKGGLTYYE, via the coding sequence ATGGTGTTCTCGAACAAGCTTTTGCGGCGGGAAGCGGCTTTCGCTTACATGATGCTGATTCCCGGCATCGTCCTGCTGCTCGTCTTTACGTTTTACCCGGTCATACGGGGGCTTCCCCTGGCCTTTACCGACTATTCCGTGATCGATACGACCCACTGGGTCGGCTGGAAAAACTTCAAACGGGCTTTTTCGGATCCGACATTCGGATTGGCATTGAAGCACTCCCTGCTTTACGTGGTGGTCGTGCCCGTGCTGCAGATCATTTCCATCCTGATGGCGATCCTGGTCAACAACAAGCTTCGCTTCGTGAGTTTTTTCCGGATCGCTTATTTCGTGCCGGTCGTCACCTCGATGGTCGCCGCGGCGATCGCCTGGAAATGGGTGTACGAAGAGCAAGGGATTTTGAACTATTTCCTGATGAAATTGCACATCATCTCCGAACCGGTCGTTTTCATGGTCGAGACGAAGCTCGCGCTGGTCGGCGTGATGATCGTAACGGTGTGGAAGGGCATGGGCTACTACATGATGATTTACCTCGCGGGCCTTCAATCGATTCCGAGCGAAATGCAGGAAGCGGCCCGGATCGACGGAGCGAATCGCTGGAGAGTCATTTGGCACATCACGATCCCGCTGCTCATGCCTTTCGTGCTGCTCTGCTCGTTGATGTCCGTCATGGGCGCGATCCAAGTGTTCGACGAGGTATTCGTCATGCACGGCCAACTCGGAGATCCCGCATACTCCACCATCACCACGAGCGTTTATTCGTACAAAGTTGCTTTCGCCGATTTCGAATTCGGATACGCGGCCACCATCGGACTGCTGGTATCGTTCATTATCATGGCGATTTCGATCCTCATGTTCCGCTATACGAGAAAAGGGGGTTTGACGTACTATGAGTGA
- a CDS encoding ABC transporter substrate-binding protein, producing MTRKIRVSALLTVCALAVSLFSACGKSNNDGGASSASTSPSASPSTSASASPSDAPKKDVTLQFWTISLSPNFDDYINGRIKKFEEANPGVTVKWTDLPYDAMESKLLASIAGGNAPDVVNLNTGMTMTLAGKNALVDMNKEATDEQRSIYFENLYNSAKLGDSVYAFPWYYGLSAFIYNKDLYEKAGLDPNSPPKTMEELKQQAVTIKEKTGKYGFVPSYNPPADLYFSGVPMISDDKKKMIINTPEALEWVKWNKALFDEKVVPKEALSADANYATDKYQGGQIATLTTGAQFLSRVKTNAKKVYDNTLVAPMPTMKSGKYHAGLMNLVVPTASKNHTEAIALANFMTNDESQLEFCKIVNILPSTKKAAADPFFTQAGDDPESKVKVIVAQEAAQAQDFTLGVKDEGKILEPLWKNWQKMLLGQMTPEDYLSQSEAQAQKLLDEVNAAG from the coding sequence ATGACCAGGAAAATCCGGGTTTCCGCACTGCTTACGGTTTGCGCTTTGGCTGTATCCCTGTTCTCGGCTTGCGGCAAGAGCAACAACGACGGAGGCGCCAGCAGCGCAAGCACTTCGCCTTCGGCATCCCCTTCGACCTCCGCGTCCGCGAGCCCGAGCGACGCTCCGAAAAAGGACGTCACGCTGCAGTTCTGGACGATCTCGCTCAGCCCGAACTTCGACGACTACATTAACGGGCGCATCAAGAAGTTCGAAGAAGCGAATCCGGGCGTCACGGTCAAATGGACCGACCTTCCTTACGACGCCATGGAAAGCAAGTTGCTCGCCTCCATCGCCGGGGGCAACGCGCCGGACGTCGTCAACCTGAACACCGGCATGACGATGACGCTGGCCGGCAAAAACGCGCTGGTCGACATGAACAAGGAAGCGACGGATGAGCAGCGCTCGATTTATTTCGAAAACCTGTACAATTCCGCCAAACTCGGCGACAGCGTTTACGCGTTCCCGTGGTACTACGGATTGTCCGCCTTCATTTATAATAAGGATCTGTACGAGAAAGCCGGCCTCGATCCGAACTCTCCTCCGAAAACGATGGAAGAGCTGAAGCAGCAAGCCGTCACGATCAAAGAGAAAACCGGCAAATACGGTTTCGTGCCGAGCTACAACCCGCCGGCCGACCTGTACTTCTCCGGCGTTCCGATGATCAGCGACGACAAGAAGAAAATGATCATCAATACTCCGGAAGCGCTCGAATGGGTCAAGTGGAACAAAGCTCTCTTCGACGAGAAAGTCGTGCCGAAGGAAGCCCTGTCCGCAGACGCCAACTACGCGACGGATAAATACCAAGGCGGCCAAATCGCCACGCTGACGACCGGCGCGCAATTCCTGAGCCGCGTCAAAACGAACGCCAAAAAAGTGTATGACAACACGCTCGTCGCTCCGATGCCGACGATGAAATCCGGCAAATACCATGCCGGCCTCATGAACCTCGTCGTTCCGACGGCCAGCAAGAACCACACGGAAGCCATCGCCCTCGCCAACTTCATGACAAACGACGAGTCTCAGCTGGAGTTCTGCAAAATCGTAAACATCCTGCCGTCCACGAAGAAAGCCGCCGCGGATCCGTTCTTCACCCAAGCGGGCGACGATCCGGAATCCAAGGTCAAAGTCATCGTGGCACAGGAAGCCGCCCAAGCGCAAGACTTCACGCTCGGCGTGAAGGATGAAGGCAAGATCCTCGAACCGCTGTGGAAGAACTGGCAGAAAATGCTGCTCGGCCAAATGACGCCGGAAGATTATCTGAGCCAGTCCGAAGCGCAAGCGCAAAAACTGCTGGACGAAGTCAACGCAGCCGGCTAA
- a CDS encoding N-acetylmannosamine-6-phosphate 2-epimerase gives MSDKLISSLKNGLIVSCQALEEEPLYGAEMMVLMARAAEEGGAVAIRSNTPQDVAAIKKKSRLPVIGLYKKNYPGADVYITPTLREVSEILEAGADILAVDATRMARPDGIELEDFFRAIRERYPEAVILADISTFEEGVNAMELGADLVSTTMSGYTPYSPQHENPDVELVTRLSALGRVPVLAEGRIWTPEQCVACLNAGAHAVVVGTAITRPQEITRRFVQAMDGALQRSHN, from the coding sequence ATGAGCGACAAATTGATTTCCAGCCTGAAAAACGGATTGATCGTCTCCTGTCAAGCGTTGGAGGAAGAACCGCTGTACGGCGCCGAAATGATGGTGCTCATGGCTCGCGCCGCGGAAGAAGGCGGCGCGGTCGCGATTCGGTCCAATACGCCGCAGGATGTCGCCGCCATCAAGAAGAAATCCAGATTGCCGGTCATCGGGCTGTACAAGAAAAACTATCCGGGCGCCGACGTGTATATCACGCCGACCCTGCGCGAAGTATCGGAAATCCTCGAAGCGGGAGCGGATATCCTGGCCGTCGACGCAACCCGCATGGCGCGGCCGGACGGTATCGAATTGGAGGATTTTTTCCGAGCGATCCGCGAGCGCTATCCCGAGGCAGTCATTTTAGCGGATATCTCCACTTTCGAAGAAGGCGTTAACGCCATGGAGCTCGGCGCCGATCTCGTGTCCACCACGATGTCGGGCTATACGCCATACAGTCCGCAGCACGAGAATCCTGACGTTGAACTGGTGACGCGGCTGTCCGCATTGGGGAGAGTGCCCGTGCTCGCCGAGGGTCGCATTTGGACGCCGGAGCAATGCGTAGCTTGCCTGAACGCCGGCGCGCATGCCGTCGTCGTCGGTACCGCGATCACCCGACCGCAGGAAATTACGCGCAGGTTCGTACAGGCGATGGACGGCGCTTTACAGAGAAGTCACAATTAA
- a CDS encoding DUF4127 family protein → MTSIVYLPLDERPCNAVYPVQIAAATDLKLVTPPDSILGAKKTPADTTSIADWLLEQTASADRLIVSLDMLIYGGIVPSRLHSLSLEECRARLATLEACRRNNPRLRIYGFNLIMRAPAYSSNDEEPEYYADYGAQLSRNGWLQDKQSREGLNEEEQAEWQALLAGLPADVLEDFTGRRRLNAAVNAMAIEAVKNGTIDFLIIPLDDNAKYGYTSTEQRRLLLQIEEHRLMDRVHVYPGADEIGCTLFSRVFCEVKGYKPEIYVRFSATAGPLAIPRYEDRSLGESLKSQITAAGGFIGDHASEADFVLMVNSPPVGQYDMAETSFPYANRHAAYFSETNLREFAQAIRRYADKGYMVALADVATSNGSDRPLMNLLSGSGLLPALSAYAAWNTTGNTLGTVISHAIVESYYRKEEGRAGNERSRNSETFFVSRLLEDWGYQALIRSDIGENHLAALGGNYFDVAAIHDEVTALVRSKMEDFIGEYLQDLQPERFRLERVYMPWKRMFEVGLDLRLAAE, encoded by the coding sequence ATGACATCTATCGTTTACTTGCCATTGGACGAACGGCCGTGCAACGCGGTATATCCCGTACAGATCGCCGCAGCAACGGATTTGAAGCTCGTCACTCCTCCCGATTCGATATTAGGAGCCAAAAAAACGCCAGCCGACACCACCTCCATCGCGGATTGGCTGCTGGAACAAACGGCATCCGCCGATCGGCTGATCGTCTCCCTGGACATGCTCATTTATGGAGGCATCGTGCCTTCCCGGCTTCATTCTTTATCATTAGAAGAATGCCGCGCGCGGTTGGCGACGCTTGAGGCTTGCCGGAGAAACAATCCCCGGCTCCGAATCTACGGCTTCAACCTGATCATGCGCGCTCCCGCCTACAGCAGCAACGACGAAGAGCCCGAATATTACGCGGACTACGGCGCGCAATTGTCCCGGAACGGGTGGCTCCAGGACAAGCAATCGCGGGAAGGCCTCAACGAAGAGGAGCAGGCGGAGTGGCAAGCGCTGCTGGCCGGATTGCCGGCGGACGTACTGGAGGATTTCACCGGCCGCCGCAGGTTGAACGCCGCGGTGAACGCGATGGCGATCGAAGCGGTGAAGAACGGCACGATCGATTTCCTGATCATCCCGCTCGACGATAACGCCAAATACGGATATACCTCGACGGAACAGCGGCGGCTGCTGCTCCAGATTGAGGAGCATCGCCTAATGGACCGCGTCCACGTCTACCCCGGCGCGGACGAAATCGGATGCACGCTGTTCTCCCGCGTTTTCTGCGAAGTGAAGGGTTACAAGCCCGAAATCTACGTCCGGTTCTCCGCAACGGCCGGCCCGCTTGCGATTCCGCGATACGAGGACCGCAGCCTGGGCGAAAGCCTGAAAAGCCAAATCACGGCCGCCGGCGGATTCATCGGCGACCATGCGTCGGAAGCCGATTTCGTGCTTATGGTGAACTCGCCGCCCGTCGGCCAGTACGACATGGCTGAAACCTCATTCCCCTACGCCAATCGCCATGCCGCGTATTTCTCCGAAACGAACCTGCGGGAGTTCGCGCAAGCGATCCGCCGGTACGCGGACAAAGGTTACATGGTCGCCCTGGCAGACGTGGCCACCAGCAACGGCTCCGACCGTCCGCTGATGAACCTGCTGTCCGGTTCCGGCTTGCTTCCTGCCCTGTCCGCTTACGCCGCATGGAATACGACCGGAAACACGCTGGGCACGGTCATCTCCCATGCAATCGTTGAGTCGTATTATCGCAAGGAGGAAGGCCGAGCGGGTAACGAACGCTCGCGGAACAGCGAGACTTTCTTCGTCTCCCGCCTGCTGGAGGACTGGGGCTACCAGGCTCTCATCCGCTCCGATATAGGGGAGAATCACCTGGCGGCGCTTGGCGGCAATTATTTCGATGTCGCCGCCATTCACGATGAGGTGACGGCGTTGGTCCGTTCCAAGATGGAAGACTTCATCGGCGAGTACCTGCAGGATCTGCAGCCGGAGCGGTTCCGGCTGGAACGGGTATACATGCCGTGGAAGCGGATGTTCGAGGTCGGCCTGGACCTGCGCTTGGCGGCGGAATAG
- a CDS encoding GNAT family N-acetyltransferase, translating into MAVVSRLTTKSDLEQAVRLSDVTFRDAEQPSMGGAFPYIFGETSPYLSFGAFDEEGRLVSFMGLVPWEIRIGEAKLRAFALGSVCTDPDARGKGYASEILSRINEYTRRAGGALLLVSGYRSLYTRTGCAPFGRVRRYGMSAEHAEKLAAGPAGETVREMSPDDLFALQEVAAARPVRYHLGVLELAALLRAEALASCIKMKHRVLVAEQDGRVKAFAVIGVPMSPERRGVVIEQAGDSDAVARLTGEAVRRYGLPGVDVPVPWHETGLHAALVEVPSAQEDHLGTVRIVDGDALLSQLRPWFGEVCRGLRLVDSGEGNWRLSDGEGNAVSLSSKDLVRLIFDCASAENEPLPEGAKAFEDLFPVPFPYTAGLCYT; encoded by the coding sequence ATGGCGGTTGTAAGCAGATTAACGACGAAAAGCGATTTGGAGCAGGCCGTCCGCTTGTCGGACGTTACTTTCCGCGACGCGGAGCAGCCTTCGATGGGCGGCGCGTTTCCGTATATATTCGGAGAGACTTCGCCGTATCTGTCGTTCGGGGCGTTCGACGAGGAGGGAAGACTGGTTTCGTTCATGGGGCTCGTGCCTTGGGAGATCCGGATCGGCGAAGCCAAGCTGCGGGCGTTCGCCCTCGGTTCGGTCTGCACCGATCCGGATGCGAGAGGCAAAGGGTACGCCAGCGAAATCCTGAGTCGGATCAACGAGTACACGCGCCGGGCTGGAGGAGCTTTGCTCCTCGTCTCGGGCTATCGATCACTCTATACGCGAACCGGTTGCGCTCCGTTCGGGCGGGTCCGCCGTTACGGCATGAGTGCGGAGCATGCCGAGAAGCTGGCCGCCGGCCCGGCGGGGGAAACGGTCCGGGAGATGAGCCCGGACGATCTGTTCGCGCTGCAGGAAGTCGCGGCGGCCCGGCCCGTGCGCTACCATCTCGGCGTGCTTGAGCTGGCCGCTTTGCTTCGCGCCGAAGCGCTGGCAAGCTGCATCAAAATGAAGCATCGGGTATTGGTCGCGGAGCAAGATGGGCGGGTGAAGGCATTCGCGGTGATCGGAGTGCCTATGAGCCCCGAACGCCGAGGCGTCGTCATCGAGCAGGCGGGGGATTCCGATGCGGTCGCGCGGCTGACGGGAGAAGCGGTTCGCCGATATGGCCTGCCAGGCGTCGATGTGCCCGTGCCGTGGCACGAAACCGGGCTTCATGCCGCGCTTGTCGAAGTGCCTTCGGCGCAGGAAGACCATCTGGGCACCGTGCGCATCGTGGACGGGGATGCGCTGCTGTCGCAGCTTCGTCCGTGGTTCGGGGAGGTTTGCCGCGGGCTGCGTCTCGTAGACTCGGGAGAAGGAAATTGGCGGCTGTCGGATGGAGAGGGGAACGCCGTGTCGTTGTCCTCGAAAGATCTCGTGAGACTCATTTTCGACTGCGCCAGCGCGGAAAACGAACCGTTGCCGGAAGGAGCGAAAGCATTCGAGGACTTGTTCCCGGTGCCGTTCCCGTACACCGCGGGTTTATGCTATACGTGA
- a CDS encoding metallophosphoesterase family protein, producing the protein MPQPLVFNDEGLFKIVQFTDLHWGDGNENDMKTRRVMERVLEEERPDLVVITGDVIESGTCTTPAHSIREAAASLVKAGTPWAVVFGNHDAEGNATHAELIDAIRDLPHGLTESGPEELTGTGNYVLRVAGRDGKTDQALFFLDSGAYADAPIGGYAAFARDQIDWFVRESEALAVKNGGKPVPALAFFHIPLPEYNDVWDFRECRGHKYEEICCPLLNTGMFAAMVQQGNVAGTFVGHDHANDFAGELMGVTLCYGRKTGYNNYSKEGFAHGARVIVLEEGVRGFRSWLRLETGEVIGEQPLHRPEGRPAGR; encoded by the coding sequence ATGCCGCAACCGCTGGTTTTCAATGACGAAGGTTTGTTCAAAATCGTGCAATTCACGGATCTCCACTGGGGAGACGGAAACGAGAACGACATGAAAACCCGGCGCGTGATGGAACGGGTGCTGGAAGAGGAACGCCCCGATCTCGTCGTCATTACCGGCGACGTGATCGAAAGCGGTACCTGCACGACGCCTGCCCATTCCATTCGGGAAGCCGCGGCTTCGCTCGTGAAGGCGGGAACGCCGTGGGCGGTCGTATTCGGCAACCACGACGCGGAAGGCAACGCCACGCACGCGGAGTTGATAGACGCGATACGGGATCTTCCTCACGGCCTGACCGAAAGCGGCCCTGAAGAGCTCACCGGCACCGGGAACTACGTGCTGCGCGTCGCCGGCCGGGACGGCAAAACGGACCAAGCGCTGTTTTTTCTGGATTCGGGAGCTTACGCGGACGCCCCGATCGGGGGGTACGCCGCCTTCGCGAGGGACCAGATCGATTGGTTCGTCCGGGAATCGGAAGCCCTCGCAGTCAAGAACGGCGGCAAACCCGTTCCGGCTTTGGCCTTCTTTCATATCCCGCTGCCGGAATACAACGACGTGTGGGATTTCCGGGAATGCCGTGGACATAAGTATGAAGAAATTTGCTGCCCTCTGCTCAATACCGGCATGTTCGCGGCGATGGTCCAGCAAGGCAATGTGGCAGGCACCTTCGTCGGCCACGACCATGCCAATGATTTCGCAGGCGAACTGATGGGCGTCACGCTGTGCTATGGCCGCAAAACCGGCTACAACAACTATTCGAAAGAGGGTTTCGCGCACGGCGCCCGGGTTATCGTCCTGGAGGAAGGCGTGCGCGGCTTCCGGTCGTGGCTGCGCCTCGAGACCGGCGAAGTGATCGGCGAGCAGCCGCTCCATCGACCGGAGGGAAGGCCGGCAGGTCGATAA
- a CDS encoding MBL fold metallo-hydrolase, translating to MKIHFLGTAAAEGFPGMFCRCTHCLRARGRGGKNIRTRSSVLMDDILKIDFPPDTYHHVLRDGIDLGQVRDLFVTHSHSDHLRAEDLEMRLPVFAHELSHPLRVYGHDNVVRKCREAVGRPNAERLSISRIVPFQTVDTGTASVTALPANHDPDETCLLFHIEKDGRTLFYGHDTGLLPDETWQWLTGRRLDLVILDCTNGNLPFTGSHLNIEAVLAIRDRMRSEGMIDSASRTVVTHFSHNIGLMHEDLTAIFDPEGIEVAYDGMVLHI from the coding sequence ATGAAAATTCACTTTCTCGGCACGGCCGCGGCGGAAGGGTTTCCCGGCATGTTTTGCCGGTGCACGCACTGCTTGCGGGCACGCGGGCGGGGCGGCAAAAACATTCGCACCCGCAGCTCGGTCCTGATGGACGATATCCTGAAAATCGACTTTCCTCCCGACACCTACCACCATGTGCTGCGTGACGGCATTGATCTGGGCCAAGTGAGGGACCTGTTCGTGACCCATTCGCACTCGGACCATTTGCGCGCGGAGGATCTGGAGATGCGCCTTCCCGTGTTCGCCCACGAACTGAGCCATCCGCTGCGCGTGTACGGACACGACAACGTCGTCCGCAAATGCCGGGAAGCGGTCGGAAGGCCGAATGCCGAACGTCTCAGCATCAGCCGGATCGTTCCGTTCCAGACGGTGGATACGGGAACGGCCTCCGTCACTGCGCTGCCGGCCAACCATGATCCTGACGAGACTTGCCTTCTGTTTCACATCGAGAAGGACGGGCGCACGTTGTTTTACGGGCACGATACGGGGCTGCTGCCGGACGAAACGTGGCAATGGTTGACCGGCCGACGGTTGGATCTGGTCATTCTCGACTGCACGAACGGCAATTTGCCTTTTACGGGCAGCCATTTGAACATCGAAGCCGTGCTCGCGATCCGGGACCGGATGCGAAGCGAGGGAATGATCGATTCCGCCAGTCGGACGGTGGTGACCCACTTTTCCCACAACATCGGGCTGATGCACGAGGATTTGACGGCCATTTTCGATCCGGAAGGAATCGAAGTCGCGTATGACGGAATGGTGCTTCACATTTAG